A single genomic interval of Bos indicus isolate NIAB-ARS_2022 breed Sahiwal x Tharparkar chromosome 5, NIAB-ARS_B.indTharparkar_mat_pri_1.0, whole genome shotgun sequence harbors:
- the WNT1 gene encoding proto-oncogene Wnt-1 → MGHWALLPCWVSAALLLALAALPAALAANSSGRWWGIVNVASSTNLLTDSKSLQLVLEPSLQLLSRKQRRLIRQNPGILHSVSGGLQSAVRECKWQFRNRRWNCPTASGPHLFGKIVNRGCRETAFIFAITSAGVTHSVARSCSEGSIESCTCDYRRRGPGGPDWHWGGCSDNIDFGRLFGREFVDSGEKGRDLRFLMNLHNNEAGRTTVFSEMRQECKCHGMSGSCTVRTCWMRLPTLRAVGDVLRDRFDGASRVLYGNRGNNRASRAELLRLEPEDPAHKPPSPHDLVYFEKSPNFCTYSGRLGTAGTAGRACNSSSPALDGCELLCCGRGHRTRTQRVTERCNCTFHWCCHVSCRNCTHTRVLHECL, encoded by the exons ATGGGGCACTGGGCGCTGCTGCCTTGCTGGGTTTCTGCTGCGTTGTTGCTGGCGCTGGCCGCTCTGCCTGCAGCCCTGGCCGCCAACAGCAGTGGCCGATGGTG GGGCATCGTGAACGTAGCCTCCTCCACGAACCTGCTGACCGATTCCAAGAGTCTGCAGCTGGTACTCGAGCCCAGTCTGCAGCTGCTGAGCCGCAAACAGCGGCGGCTGATCCGCCAGAACCCGGGGATCCTGCACAGCGTGAGCGGGGGGCTGCAGAGCGCTGTGCGAGAGTGCAAGTGGCAGTTCCGGAACCGCCGCTGGAACTGTCCCACGGCTTCGGGGCCCCACCTCTTCGGCAAGATCGTCAACCGAG GCTGTCGGGAAACAGCATTTATCTTCGCCATCACCTCGGCCGGGGTCACCCACTCGGTGGCGCGCTCCTGCTCAGAGGGCTCCATCGAATCCTGCACGTGCGACTATCGGCGGCGCGGTCCTGGGGGCCCCGATTGGCACTGGGGAGGCTGCAGCGACAACATCGACTTCGGCCGCCTCTTCGGCCGGGAGTTTGTGGACTCGGGAGAGAAGGGGCGGGACCTTCGCTTCCTCATGAACCTTCACAACAATGAGGCGGGGCGCACG ACCGTGTTCTCCGAGATGCGCCAGGAGTGCAAGTGCCACGGGATGTCGGGCTCATGCACGGTGCGCACGTGCTGGATGCGGCTGCCCACGCTGCGCGCAGTGGGCGACGTGCTGCGGGACCGCTTCGACGGTGCCTCGCGCGTCCTCTACGGCAACCGCGGCAACAACCGTGCATCGCGGGCGGAACTGCTGCGCCTGGAGCCGGAGGACCCGGCTCACAAGCCTCCCTCGCCCCACGACCTCGTCTACTTCGAGAAGTCGCCCAACTTCTGCACGTACAGCGGACGCCTGGGTACTGCGGGCACGGCGGGTCGCGCCTGCAATAGCTCGTCGCCCGCGCTGGATGGCTGCGAGCTGCTCTGCTGTGGCCGGGGCCACCGCACGCGCACGCAGCGCGTCACCGAGCGCTGCAACTGCACCTTCCACTGGTGCTGCCACGTCAGCTGCCGCAACTGCACGCACACGCGCGTACTGCACGAGTGCCTGTGA